A DNA window from Hippea jasoniae contains the following coding sequences:
- a CDS encoding flagellar basal body-associated FliL family protein — MAKEKEEAKENEGGKKKSKGKLLIIIVAVVVLIVAGVAVKMFVLGGKKTEEAKPKEKQVEHQKQEEPPPQPQPEYGGGEYVNEANLTPVVVGPLIVNLADVGGDRYLKIKLVLLEAVAKKEEKKEEGEENKTGINLQDAVIKDTIITVLSSKTSDDLLSISGKEELKNELMTAINRALHRPVVRKIYFLTFIIQ, encoded by the coding sequence ATGGCAAAGGAAAAAGAAGAAGCAAAAGAAAACGAAGGCGGCAAAAAGAAATCAAAAGGTAAGCTGCTGATTATAATCGTTGCGGTTGTTGTACTTATAGTGGCAGGTGTTGCTGTAAAGATGTTTGTATTGGGCGGTAAAAAAACGGAAGAAGCCAAACCAAAAGAAAAACAGGTTGAGCATCAAAAACAGGAAGAACCACCGCCCCAACCTCAGCCTGAATATGGCGGGGGTGAATATGTTAATGAAGCAAATCTAACACCTGTTGTTGTTGGGCCGCTAATTGTAAACCTTGCTGATGTGGGCGGTGATAGATATTTAAAAATAAAACTTGTGCTTCTTGAGGCCGTAGCCAAAAAGGAGGAAAAAAAAGAAGAAGGCGAAGAAAACAAAACCGGTATAAATCTCCAGGATGCTGTTATAAAAGATACAATAATAACCGTCCTTTCATCGAAAACATCCGACGATCTACTGTCTATTTCTGGCAAAGAAGAATTGAAAAATGAGCTAATGACTGCAATCAATAGGGCACTGCATAGGCCTGTAGTAAGAAAAATATACTTTTTGACATTTATAATACAATGA
- a CDS encoding FliM/FliN family flagellar motor switch protein: MKKAEEIKKEFEKYYDIPLKLIFDLATAKVTIRDLLNWKEGDVVETNKMAGEYINIDIENKPLGTGEVIVLDNKFAIRITNIYSKDDLMELNVK, translated from the coding sequence ATGAAAAAAGCTGAAGAGATAAAAAAAGAATTTGAAAAATACTACGATATTCCTCTAAAGCTAATTTTTGATCTGGCAACAGCAAAAGTAACAATCAGAGACCTTTTAAACTGGAAAGAAGGGGATGTAGTTGAAACAAACAAAATGGCAGGTGAGTATATAAACATCGATATAGAGAATAAACCTCTGGGAACAGGCGAGGTTATCGTTCTGGACAACAAATTTGCCATAAGAATTACAAATATCTATTCAAAAGATGACCTGATGGAACTCAATGTAAAATGA
- the fliO gene encoding flagellar biosynthetic protein FliO — protein sequence MKKLFFVLFLFFPCDAFAEGVGYFSYTLKALGSLILVLGVIVVFFYLLKKISSPSKLSSGRLRLKGRLYLDNKHSLAIVEIDKKELLIGIADNITLLKELDNEEND from the coding sequence ATGAAAAAACTCTTTTTTGTTTTATTTCTCTTTTTCCCCTGCGATGCCTTTGCTGAGGGTGTTGGCTATTTTAGCTATACGCTTAAAGCCTTAGGCAGTCTGATACTTGTTTTGGGTGTTATAGTTGTTTTTTTCTATCTTTTAAAAAAAATCTCTTCACCATCAAAACTTTCATCGGGTAGATTAAGGCTAAAGGGGAGGCTTTATCTGGATAACAAACATTCACTTGCCATTGTTGAGATAGATAAAAAAGAGCTACTTATAGGCATAGCAGATAACATAACCCTTTTAAAAGAGCTTGATAATGAAGAAAACGATTAG